One Phocoena sinus isolate mPhoSin1 chromosome 13, mPhoSin1.pri, whole genome shotgun sequence DNA segment encodes these proteins:
- the MAL gene encoding myelin and lymphocyte protein has protein sequence MAPSAASGGSSLPSGFAVFTTFPDLLFIFEFVFGGLVWILIASSHVPIPLIQGWVMFTSVSCFIATTLLLFLYLIGAHGSRTSWITLDAAYHCIASLFYFGASVLEALAAIQLQVGFTYKYYHENIAAVVFSFVVTLLYVVHAVFSLIRWKSS, from the exons ATGGCCCCCTCAGCGGCGTCGGGCGGCAGCAGCCTGCCTAGCGGCTTCGCGGTCTTCACCACCTTCCCGGACCTGCTCTTCATCTTCGAGTTT gtCTTTGGGGGGCTGGTGTGGATCCTGATTGCCTCGTCCCATGTGCCCATCCCACTGATCCAGGGCTGGGTCATGTTCACGTCTGTGTCTTGCTTCATAGCCACCACTCTACTGCTCTTCCTGTATCTAATTGGTGCCCACGGCAGCAGGACTTCCTGGATCACCCTG GATGCAGCCTACCACTGTATCGCCTCCCTGTTTTACTTTGGTGCCTCTGTCCTGGAAGCTTTGGCCGCCATCCAGCTGCAAGTGGGCTTCACCTACAAATATTACCATGAAAACATCGCTGCTGTG GTGTTTTCATTCGTAGTCACTCTGCTGTACGTGGTCCATGCAGTGTTTTCTTTAATCAGATGGAAGTCTTCCTAA